From the Periophthalmus magnuspinnatus isolate fPerMag1 chromosome 1, fPerMag1.2.pri, whole genome shotgun sequence genome, one window contains:
- the LOC117385522 gene encoding intercellular adhesion molecule 3-like — protein MFLQILLACAVQTVYCVQNCKELPVFSPSPLVVKHGDPAIATCSICNNDSSCDYELRLEEPFQASVKKGNQMLWNVPNMTEWSLQIYCFIFDTSCTTSLEVIVYQPPEKVSVSFRKHSGRLLENPSGPLEEDQLYCLQCEVEAVAPAQNMTVAFYRGLTELSVMRSSATDKRPVNVNLCLNHTVSRQDHGATFWCEARLELGPEGPQPPPVVRSHNITANVLYAPCCEGQEEPQILTVAQGASVDLVCSTQGNPQPLYSWSHPLVSGFRGDVLTIPSASSQHEGPYTCTASNALGAITRSFTLRVHVDYVPIIITVVIAVVLLLGAVVAFVVYKAFYKPHRTGHYHISNMFRLQRHDAVPTTE, from the exons ATGTTTCTCCAGATTCTCCTCGCGTGCGCGGTCCAGACCGTCTACTGCGTCCAGA ACTGTAAGGAGCTCCCTGTGTTCAGCCCGTCTCCACTGGTGGTGAAGCATGGCGACCCCGCTATAGCCACATGCTCCATCTGCAACAACGACAGCTCCTGTGACTATGAGCTCCGCCTGGAGGAGCCCTTTCAGGCCAGTGTCAAGAAAGGGAACCAAATGCTCTGGAACGTCCCCAACATGACAGAGTGGAGTTtgcagatatattgttttatatttgacaCCAGCTGTACAACCTCTCTGGAAGTGATTGTTTATC AGCCTCCAGAGAAAGTGTCCGTGAGCTTTAGGAAACACTCGGGCCGCCTGCTGGAGAACCCCTCAGGGCCCCTGGAGGAGGACCAGCTGTACTGTCTGCAGTGTGAGGTGGAGGCTGTGGCTCCTGCTCAGAACATGACTGTGGCCTTTTACAGGGGCCTCACTGAGCTGAGTGTCATGAGAAGCAGCGCAACAGACAAGCGTCCAGTGAACGTGAACTTGTGTCTGAACCACACCGTGAGCAGACAGGACCATGGCGCCACCTTCTGGTGTGAGGCCAGACTGGAGCTGGGGCCTGAAGGCCCACAGCCCCCTCCAGTGGTCAGGTCACACAACATCACTGCCAACGTGCTCT ATGCGCCATGCTGTGAGGGCCAGGAGGAGCCACAGATCCTCACTGTGGCCCAGGGTGCGTCTGTTGATCTAGTCTGCAGCACTCAGGGGAACCCCCAGCCTCTGTACAGCTGGAGCCACCCCTTAGTTTCTGGCTTCAGAGGCGATGTGCTCACCatcccctctgcctcctcccagCATGAGGGTCCCTACACCTGCACCGCATCCAACGCTTTAGGGGCCATCACCCGGAGCTTCACTCTCAGGGTGCACG TGGACTATGTGCCCATCATCATCACCGTCGTAATAGCAGTGGTGCTGCTGCTGGGCGCTGTAGTAGCCTTTGTGGTCTACAAGGCCTTCTACAAGCCCCACCGGACAGGCCACTACCACATTAGTAATATGTTCCGCTTACAACGCCATGATGCCGTTCCCACCACTGAGTGA
- the LOC117385225 gene encoding uncharacterized protein LOC117385225, producing MDLHAGLSPKRVSVTGLFLWCLLFGAVGVHAKNDCKELPVFSPSPLVVKHGDPAIATCSICNNDSSCDYELRLEEPFQASVKKGNQMLWNVPNMTDWSLQIYCFIFDTSCITSLEVIVYQPPEKVSMSFRNHSGRLLENPSGPLEEDQLYCLQCEVEAVAPAQNMTVAFYRGLTELSVMRSSTTDKRPVNVNLCLNHTVSRQDHGATFWCEARLELGPEGPQPPPVVRSHNITANVLYVPVTTTVAPYVPTTTTTAPYVPTTTTPPYVSTTTTATSYVRRKTPATPYVTTTTTATPVDSVTPTNKSSAGQSSVLHHSLYTSIFVWVCWGLVSLL from the exons ATGGATCTACATGCTGGTTTAAGCCCCAAGAGGGTCTCCGTCACTGGACTCTTCCTCTGGTGTCTCCTCTTCGGTGCTGTTGGTGTCCACGCTAAGAATG ACTGTAAGGAGCTCCCTGTGTTCAGCCCGTCTCCACTGGTGGTGAAGCATGGCGACCCCGCTATAGCCACATGCTCCATCTGCAACAACGACAGCTCCTGTGACTACGAGCTCCGCCTGGAGGAGCCCTTTCAGGCCAGTGTCAAGAAAGGGAACCAAATGCTCTGGAACGTCCCCAACATGACAGATTGGAGTTtgcagatatattgttttatatttgacaCCAGCTGTATAACCTCTCTGGAAGTGATTGTTTATC AGCCTCCAGAGAAAGTGTCCATGAGCTTTAGGAACCACTCGGGCCGCCTGCTGGAGAACCCCTCAGGGCCCCTGGAGGAGGACCAGCTGTACTGTCTGCAGTGTGAGGTGGAGGCTGTGGCTCCTGCTCAGAACATGACTGTGGCCTTTTACAGGGGCCTCACTGAGCTGAGTGTCATGAGAAGCAGCACAACAGACAAGCGTCCAGTGAACGTGAACTTGTGTTTGAACCACACCGTGAGCAGACAAGACCATGGCGCCACCTTCTGGTGTGAGGCCAGACTGGAGCTGGGGCCTGAAGGCCCACAGCCCCCTCCAGTGGTCAGGTCACACAACATCACTGCCAACGTGCTCT ATGTCCCAGTGACAACCACAGTAGCACCGTATGTCCCCACAACGACCACAACAGCACCATATGTCCCCACGACGACCACACCACCATATGTCTCCACGACGACCACGGCAACATCATATGTCCGGAGGAAGACCCCAGCAACACCATATGTCACCACGACGACCACAGCAACACCAGTGGACAGTGTAACACCAACAAACAAGAGTTCTGCAGGACAGTCATCCGTCCTCCACCACAGCCTCTACACCTCCATCTTTGTTTGGGTCTGCTGGGGTCTAGTGTCCCTGCTCTGA